In Fibrobacter sp. UWR2, the following are encoded in one genomic region:
- the ettA gene encoding energy-dependent translational throttle protein EttA has protein sequence MAEQNKAEKFVFYMYKMTKSYPPNKEVLKDISLSFYYGAKIGIIGQNGAGKSTLLRIMAGIDKEFQGEAWIEPGRTAGYLPQEPQLDPNLTVKENVMQAVAKKQAVLDRFNEISMKFAEPMEDDEMNKLLDEQAKLQDIIDAQDLWSLDRNIEIAMDALRCPPGDWPVTNLSGGEKRRVALCRLLLEEPDLLLLDEPTNHLDAETVAWLERHLREYKGSVILVTHDRYFLDNVTNWILEIDRGRGIPWEGNYAQWLDQKLERLRGEEKGESDRQKRLAREQEWVKQSPKARQAKSKARLKAYEELLAEDSREQIKVAQIHIANGKRLGDIVIQAEHLQKAFGEKVLFDDLNFSLPRSGIVGIIGPNGAGKTTLFKMIMGQEKPDGGTLKIGETVEIISMEQGRDSLDDSKTVWEEITGGNDEIMVGDRKMNGRAYCGLFNFTGAAQQKKLTTLSGGERNRVLMAKNLQKPGNLLFLDEPTNDLDIETLQALEQAILKFAGCAVIISHDRWFLDRIATHILAYEGDSKVVWFEGNWSEYEADRRKRLGEDADNPKPIKYKTLTRQ, from the coding sequence ATGGCCGAACAGAATAAAGCAGAAAAATTTGTTTTCTACATGTACAAGATGACCAAGTCGTACCCGCCTAACAAGGAGGTGCTGAAGGACATTTCCTTGAGCTTCTACTACGGCGCAAAGATTGGCATCATCGGCCAGAACGGTGCCGGTAAGTCGACGCTGCTGCGCATTATGGCGGGCATCGACAAGGAATTCCAGGGCGAAGCCTGGATTGAACCGGGCCGCACCGCAGGCTACCTGCCGCAGGAACCGCAACTTGACCCGAACCTCACCGTCAAGGAAAACGTGATGCAGGCTGTGGCCAAGAAGCAGGCCGTGCTCGACCGCTTCAACGAGATTTCCATGAAGTTCGCCGAACCCATGGAAGACGACGAGATGAACAAGCTCCTCGACGAACAGGCAAAGCTCCAGGACATCATCGACGCGCAGGACTTGTGGAGCCTTGACCGCAATATCGAAATTGCAATGGATGCTCTCCGTTGCCCGCCGGGCGACTGGCCGGTGACGAACCTCTCCGGCGGTGAAAAGCGCCGTGTGGCCCTCTGCCGCCTGCTCCTTGAAGAACCGGATTTGCTCTTGCTCGACGAGCCGACGAACCACCTGGATGCCGAAACGGTAGCCTGGCTCGAACGCCACCTCCGCGAATACAAAGGCTCCGTGATTTTGGTGACGCACGACCGTTACTTCCTCGACAACGTGACGAACTGGATTTTGGAAATTGACCGCGGCCGCGGCATTCCTTGGGAAGGCAATTACGCCCAGTGGCTTGACCAGAAACTCGAACGCCTCCGCGGCGAAGAGAAGGGCGAATCCGACAGGCAGAAGCGTTTGGCCCGCGAACAGGAATGGGTCAAGCAGAGCCCGAAGGCGCGTCAGGCCAAGAGCAAGGCCCGTCTCAAGGCTTACGAGGAATTGCTCGCCGAAGATTCCCGCGAGCAGATCAAGGTGGCGCAGATCCACATTGCGAACGGCAAGCGCTTGGGCGATATCGTTATCCAGGCGGAACACTTGCAGAAGGCCTTTGGCGAAAAGGTGCTGTTCGACGATTTGAACTTCAGCTTGCCGCGCTCCGGCATCGTAGGCATTATTGGCCCGAACGGTGCAGGTAAGACAACGTTGTTCAAGATGATTATGGGCCAGGAAAAGCCCGATGGCGGTACGCTCAAGATTGGCGAAACTGTCGAAATCATCAGCATGGAACAGGGCCGCGATAGCCTCGACGACTCCAAGACCGTGTGGGAAGAAATCACCGGCGGCAACGACGAGATTATGGTGGGTGACCGCAAGATGAACGGCCGCGCCTACTGCGGACTCTTCAACTTCACGGGTGCCGCCCAGCAGAAAAAGCTCACGACGCTTTCGGGCGGTGAACGCAACCGCGTGCTCATGGCGAAGAACCTGCAGAAGCCGGGCAACCTCTTGTTCCTTGACGAACCGACGAACGACTTGGACATCGAAACGTTGCAGGCCCTGGAACAGGCAATCCTCAAGTTCGCAGGCTGTGCCGTGATTATCTCGCATGACCGCTGGTTCCTGGACCGCATCGCCACGCACATCCTCGCTTACGAAGGCGATTCGAAGGTGGTGTGGTTCGAAGGCAACTGGAGCGAGTACGAAGCCGACCGCCGCAAGCGCTTGGGCGAAGATGCCGACAATCCGAAGCCCATCAAGTACAAGACTCTCACGAGACAATAA
- a CDS encoding type II secretion system protein GspD: MPRKNMEESRGCFMPAVACLVIVLLLCLGRAWCAERDVPDKVSLDFVDANIQEVARSVSLAYGVPVLVDGGIENKVTFHLDGVGLLEGLTSLCSTLGLEVFRDGSVLRIRKRVDHGENYFRIADSLVTLAVERRDVRDFIRDFSANTGLNVLAAPDVSGEISGRLSAVPAVTALRTILEIHGFRVRRDADCYRVERSRNTPVGGAGASGSVPDIAVDDSLYSVELDGTSLDVFLKEFARVANLNLVLYGDVHETSQMRFERAPLANLLQSLFRGSRYTYALNSNTLFVTERGAKNVLSRTELYPLKATTPESLVPQLSKLLPGSGLVVSEVKEQNALMLRGSPTEIAEAIAILENLDKPAMQVTISCVIVELKRGRNFEIGLHSGSTRKTGENDLGVRGFWDFMGKDVSASGAFGKIGILPARFEMELSAMEENNRAEILARPRLTTLNGNKAELNVTNTVYYLVSQVSADGYPITDYRSFNDGISLEITPTVTQGGSITLNISPEIKTAGRSSGDGPRDISTRNLKTTVTLKNGETLCLGGLVRKGKSEVRTAVPFLGSIPFIGKLFSYVSEVDDESELAIFITPEVNF; encoded by the coding sequence GTGCCTCGTAAAAACATGGAGGAAAGCCGTGGCTGCTTTATGCCCGCGGTAGCTTGCCTCGTTATTGTTTTACTTCTTTGCCTGGGGCGCGCGTGGTGCGCTGAGCGCGACGTGCCCGACAAGGTTTCGCTTGATTTCGTGGATGCGAATATCCAGGAGGTGGCGCGTTCGGTTTCGCTGGCGTACGGTGTGCCTGTCCTTGTTGATGGCGGAATCGAGAATAAGGTTACGTTCCATCTCGATGGCGTGGGACTCCTGGAGGGGCTCACGTCGCTGTGCTCTACCCTCGGGCTGGAGGTTTTTCGCGATGGCTCGGTGTTGCGCATTCGCAAGCGGGTGGATCATGGCGAAAATTACTTCCGGATTGCGGATTCGCTAGTCACGCTGGCGGTGGAACGGCGTGACGTGCGGGACTTTATCCGGGATTTTTCTGCGAATACGGGCTTGAATGTGCTTGCCGCGCCCGATGTTTCAGGAGAAATTTCCGGGAGGCTTTCGGCGGTACCCGCAGTAACGGCGCTCCGGACAATCCTTGAAATACATGGCTTCCGCGTGCGGCGTGATGCGGATTGTTACCGTGTGGAGCGCTCTCGCAATACGCCTGTGGGTGGCGCGGGTGCGAGCGGCTCTGTGCCCGATATCGCCGTAGACGATTCCCTCTATTCTGTGGAACTGGATGGCACGTCGCTGGACGTTTTCCTCAAGGAATTTGCGCGGGTGGCCAACCTCAATCTGGTCTTGTACGGCGATGTGCATGAAACTTCGCAGATGCGTTTTGAACGCGCCCCGCTGGCGAATCTCCTGCAGTCGCTCTTTCGCGGGAGCCGCTACACCTATGCGTTGAACTCGAATACTTTGTTTGTAACAGAGCGCGGGGCGAAAAACGTGCTCTCGCGAACGGAACTTTACCCGCTGAAGGCAACGACGCCGGAGTCACTCGTGCCGCAACTTTCCAAACTGTTGCCGGGTTCGGGGCTTGTCGTGTCGGAAGTGAAGGAACAGAATGCGCTGATGCTGCGCGGCTCGCCCACAGAAATTGCGGAGGCAATCGCCATCCTTGAAAACCTGGACAAGCCCGCCATGCAGGTGACCATCTCGTGCGTAATCGTGGAACTCAAGCGCGGGCGCAACTTTGAAATCGGGCTCCACAGCGGCTCTACGCGCAAGACGGGCGAGAACGACCTGGGCGTGCGCGGGTTCTGGGATTTTATGGGGAAGGACGTTTCCGCCTCGGGCGCGTTCGGGAAAATCGGGATTCTCCCGGCGCGTTTCGAGATGGAACTATCTGCGATGGAAGAGAACAACAGGGCCGAAATCCTTGCGCGCCCGCGGCTCACGACGCTCAACGGGAACAAGGCGGAACTCAACGTGACGAATACGGTGTATTACCTGGTGAGTCAGGTTTCTGCCGATGGCTACCCGATTACGGATTACCGCAGTTTCAATGACGGCATCTCGCTCGAAATCACGCCGACCGTGACGCAGGGCGGGAGCATCACGCTGAACATTTCGCCCGAAATCAAGACGGCGGGGCGCTCGAGCGGGGATGGCCCGCGGGACATCAGCACGCGAAACCTGAAGACGACTGTCACGCTGAAAAACGGCGAGACGCTTTGCCTGGGCGGCCTCGTACGGAAGGGCAAGTCGGAGGTGCGCACGGCGGTGCCGTTCCTCGGGAGCATCCCGTTTATCGGCAAGCTGTTCAGTTACGTGAGCGAGGTTGACGACGAGAGCGAACTGGCCATCTTCATCACGCCCGAGGTGAATTTCTGA
- a CDS encoding ABC transporter permease, which translates to MIHVFRHEIRLIFREPRFWIPFIIPPVILAASQAIAVSRYGGQIMQGMEGYMMLLLGCLMAPMGAPLAADSFAGERERNSLELLQLSPIAPTSLFWGKLLAILPFPVLFAILAQVAYWFAHPEIPSTAAIASILGAVSAVLLTTSFSLVLSLRMKTVRAATQFSLFFIVPLLLLVQLSYEAFLQGVAVPAAVLVVSVAVCAFTSFVCMRKFASM; encoded by the coding sequence ATGATCCACGTTTTTAGACATGAAATTCGCCTGATTTTCCGGGAACCGCGTTTCTGGATTCCGTTCATCATCCCGCCGGTGATTCTCGCGGCGAGCCAGGCGATTGCGGTGTCGCGTTACGGCGGGCAGATTATGCAGGGCATGGAAGGCTACATGATGCTCCTGCTCGGTTGCCTGATGGCGCCGATGGGTGCGCCCCTTGCGGCTGACAGTTTTGCGGGCGAGCGCGAGCGCAACTCGCTTGAACTTTTGCAACTTTCCCCGATTGCGCCGACGAGCCTCTTCTGGGGCAAGCTTCTGGCGATTCTCCCGTTCCCGGTGCTGTTCGCTATTCTGGCGCAGGTTGCCTACTGGTTTGCGCATCCCGAGATTCCATCGACGGCGGCAATCGCCTCGATTCTCGGGGCGGTCTCCGCGGTGCTTCTCACGACGTCGTTCTCGCTGGTACTTTCCCTGCGCATGAAGACGGTGCGTGCGGCGACGCAGTTCTCGCTGTTCTTTATCGTGCCGCTCCTTTTGTTGGTGCAGCTCAGTTACGAGGCTTTCTTGCAGGGCGTTGCCGTTCCGGCGGCGGTCCTGGTGGTATCTGTTGCGGTGTGCGCCTTTACGTCGTTTGTCTGCATGCGCAAGTTTGCGAGCATGTAA
- a CDS encoding outer membrane protein assembly factor, translated as MPTDYMAENTVRKVKVEGNVNMDQRSVLSRIGIRDGQTYSPSALSDKVQDAVSALYKSGLFDDVSAWVDYVDNSTELDLIFKVKELPALDTAILDGCDEVSEDDLRLKLRMLPGQVYSKSQLERDRQALIDHYRSEGFLLAEVGYRETPVDENKNQVTFIIREGEKVKVRAIDIKGNDNVPAIDITDHMLTKVDQWYGGGEFKQNVFDADRDTVLNAIRHFGFLDAELTDYRAEYLPDSSCLFYLGRMVPVGERLQPLYDQLNRAMGDPATAMYKMAGKPTMQVSHFFRQTREASSHGYVSRPLPQVKEEEDALKLLNDIIRYEDSRKEWLKIVDGRKFNNPKIDSLKKIKKPSEYEEKLLVRYMIEDMFPLLNKYDNIKTSSAICIHIGMNEGRRYYMGNVHFSGNEVLNDKVLGYAFRLDSGSVFDQYLYEASRKALIDVYREDGYLFAQFDEERTFENDSVVNLTYRMREGLPASIHKVYIHGNTKTNEKVIRREVRLYPGDTYRQSALERSFREIMQLNYFDMVIPDIKVYGEQEVDLDFTVQEKEAGTGQFSLGVSYSESDGLVGTASVSIPNCCMGDGQAASLSVEYGADKKSASLSFQEPWLMDKPITLGASLSYSWWNMEDYNDPDITRYGGSVYLGKRLKWPDDYFYGQIGYSWLMNKQGPNIDDSYVVYTGIESAINLRLVRDDKNLPQFPTEGSRYVLDVQIADDLLFSDFSFVKTELTIKWWFPLFRDRLAIALTNEYGVIFGDQLQYRTLYTMGGVMGYEGNMRGYSSGSIGYRRLGRSYQYIGAELQLGIVPQTFYLLPFFFDAGNVFGERYDPKTKVAKPSRNPLSEWDPSSLKKDVGFGFRVVVPMLGIIGFDFAWPLDVGETYTGLQRSKVGDMEFNFVIGQGF; from the coding sequence ATGCCTACGGACTATATGGCCGAAAACACGGTCCGTAAGGTCAAGGTCGAAGGAAACGTGAACATGGACCAACGTTCGGTCCTTAGCCGCATTGGTATTCGTGATGGCCAAACCTATTCTCCGTCCGCTCTTTCTGACAAGGTTCAGGATGCGGTCTCGGCACTCTACAAGTCGGGCCTGTTCGATGATGTGTCTGCCTGGGTCGACTACGTGGACAATAGCACCGAGTTGGACCTCATTTTCAAGGTTAAGGAACTCCCTGCTCTCGATACCGCCATCTTGGATGGATGTGACGAAGTCTCCGAGGACGACCTGCGCCTCAAGTTGCGCATGCTTCCGGGCCAGGTGTACAGCAAGAGCCAGTTGGAACGCGACCGCCAGGCCTTGATTGACCACTACCGCTCTGAGGGATTCCTGCTGGCCGAGGTCGGCTACCGTGAGACGCCCGTGGACGAAAACAAGAACCAGGTGACCTTCATTATTCGCGAGGGCGAGAAGGTCAAGGTGCGTGCGATTGATATCAAGGGTAACGACAACGTGCCCGCGATAGACATTACCGACCATATGCTCACGAAGGTGGACCAGTGGTACGGTGGTGGCGAGTTCAAGCAGAACGTTTTCGATGCCGACCGCGACACCGTGCTCAACGCTATCCGCCATTTCGGCTTCCTGGATGCGGAACTGACCGACTACCGTGCAGAATACCTACCCGATTCCAGTTGCCTGTTCTACCTGGGCCGCATGGTGCCGGTAGGGGAAAGGCTGCAGCCGCTTTACGACCAGTTGAACCGCGCGATGGGCGATCCGGCGACAGCCATGTACAAGATGGCGGGTAAGCCCACGATGCAGGTCTCGCACTTCTTCCGCCAGACGAGGGAGGCTTCCAGTCATGGGTATGTCTCCCGTCCTCTCCCGCAGGTCAAGGAAGAAGAAGACGCCCTCAAGCTCCTGAACGACATTATCCGCTACGAGGATTCCCGCAAGGAATGGCTCAAGATTGTGGATGGCCGCAAGTTCAACAACCCGAAAATCGATTCGCTCAAGAAGATCAAGAAGCCCTCGGAATACGAGGAAAAGTTGCTTGTGCGCTACATGATCGAAGACATGTTCCCGCTCCTGAACAAGTACGACAACATCAAGACGTCGAGCGCCATCTGCATCCATATCGGTATGAACGAGGGCCGCCGTTACTACATGGGTAACGTGCACTTCTCCGGCAACGAGGTGCTGAACGACAAGGTGCTGGGTTACGCGTTCCGCTTGGATAGCGGTTCCGTGTTCGACCAGTACCTGTACGAGGCTTCCCGCAAGGCACTGATTGATGTCTACCGCGAAGATGGCTACCTGTTTGCGCAGTTCGACGAGGAACGCACGTTCGAGAACGACTCCGTGGTGAACCTCACGTACCGTATGCGCGAAGGCTTGCCTGCAAGTATCCATAAGGTCTATATTCACGGCAACACGAAGACCAACGAGAAGGTTATCCGCCGCGAGGTGCGCCTGTATCCGGGCGATACCTACCGCCAGTCTGCCTTGGAACGTAGCTTCCGCGAAATTATGCAGCTCAACTACTTCGACATGGTCATACCCGATATCAAGGTCTATGGCGAGCAGGAAGTGGACCTCGACTTCACTGTGCAGGAGAAGGAAGCCGGTACCGGCCAGTTCAGCCTGGGTGTGTCGTATAGCGAAAGTGATGGTCTCGTGGGTACGGCCAGCGTGTCTATCCCGAACTGCTGTATGGGTGATGGCCAGGCGGCGAGCTTGAGCGTGGAATACGGTGCCGACAAGAAGAGCGCATCTCTCAGCTTCCAGGAACCCTGGCTCATGGACAAGCCGATTACTCTCGGTGCAAGCCTCAGCTACTCCTGGTGGAATATGGAAGACTACAACGACCCGGACATCACCCGTTACGGCGGAAGTGTGTACCTGGGTAAGCGACTCAAGTGGCCCGACGACTACTTCTATGGACAGATCGGTTACAGCTGGCTCATGAACAAGCAGGGCCCGAATATCGACGACAGCTACGTGGTCTACACCGGTATCGAATCTGCTATTAACCTCCGCCTCGTGCGCGACGACAAGAACCTGCCGCAGTTCCCGACCGAAGGCTCGCGCTACGTGCTTGACGTGCAGATTGCCGACGACCTCCTGTTCAGTGACTTTAGCTTTGTCAAGACGGAGCTTACCATCAAGTGGTGGTTCCCGCTGTTCCGCGACCGCCTGGCGATTGCCCTTACCAACGAGTATGGCGTTATCTTCGGTGACCAACTGCAATACCGCACGCTCTACACGATGGGCGGCGTGATGGGTTACGAAGGCAACATGCGCGGCTATAGTTCGGGATCTATCGGCTACCGCCGCCTGGGCCGCAGCTACCAGTACATCGGTGCGGAACTCCAGTTGGGTATCGTTCCGCAGACATTCTACCTGTTGCCGTTCTTCTTCGATGCGGGTAACGTGTTCGGTGAACGCTATGACCCCAAGACGAAGGTTGCAAAGCCGAGCAGGAACCCGCTCAGCGAATGGGATCCCTCGAGCCTCAAGAAGGATGTCGGTTTCGGTTTCCGCGTAGTGGTGCCGATGCTCGGTATTATCGGATTCGACTTTGCATGGCCTCTGGATGTGGGCGAAACCTACACTGGTCTGCAGCGCAGCAAGGTGGGCGACATGGAATTCAACTTTGTCATTGGTCAGGGATTCTAA
- a CDS encoding phenylacetate--CoA ligase family protein, with product MRSTAWNDEENRVLPEMALDFMPEEKLRDLQLQRMRATVKLAYEKVPLFRERMDEKGLKPEDIKSLKDVAKLPFTMKKDLRDTYPYGLFAVDLSEVVRLHASSGTTGKPIVVGYTKEDMDVWAQVVKRGLLACGFRSTDIVQNFYGYGLFTGGLGIHGGFEALGATVIPISGGNTERQVMLMKDFGVTAVGGTPSYFVRIIDVAEKMGVDIRDLKVKRGIFGAEPWSDGMRDYIEEKTGIKAYDIYGLSEIVGPGVGCECECRDGIHIFEDHFYPEIVDPETLEPLPDGEEGELVLSTLSKKAMPIIRYRTRDITAIEKTKCKCGRTIRRIRRIGRRSDDMIIMRGVNVFPSQIETALLRAEKALPHYQIVLDTKNNMDTLEVKVEVSRDMVSDSMSAMEQLNKKFKHSIEQILGISVIVTLCEPDSLPRSEGKAKRVVDNRKKM from the coding sequence ATGCGTTCAACCGCCTGGAATGACGAAGAAAACAGAGTCCTGCCCGAAATGGCGCTCGACTTTATGCCCGAAGAAAAATTGCGTGACCTGCAGCTGCAGCGTATGCGCGCCACCGTAAAGCTCGCCTACGAGAAAGTTCCGCTCTTCCGTGAACGCATGGACGAGAAGGGCCTCAAGCCCGAAGACATCAAGAGTCTCAAGGACGTCGCCAAGCTCCCCTTCACCATGAAGAAGGACCTGCGCGACACCTACCCGTACGGCCTGTTCGCCGTCGACCTGAGCGAAGTCGTGCGCCTGCACGCAAGTTCGGGCACCACCGGCAAGCCCATCGTGGTCGGCTACACCAAGGAAGACATGGACGTTTGGGCCCAGGTCGTCAAACGCGGCCTCCTCGCCTGCGGGTTCAGGAGCACCGACATTGTGCAGAACTTCTACGGCTACGGCCTGTTCACTGGCGGTCTCGGCATCCACGGCGGCTTTGAAGCCCTCGGCGCAACCGTCATCCCCATCAGCGGCGGCAATACCGAACGCCAGGTGATGCTCATGAAGGACTTCGGCGTTACCGCAGTGGGCGGAACCCCGAGTTACTTTGTACGTATTATCGACGTTGCCGAAAAGATGGGCGTCGACATCCGTGACCTTAAGGTAAAGCGCGGCATCTTCGGTGCAGAACCGTGGAGCGACGGCATGCGCGATTACATCGAAGAAAAGACCGGCATCAAGGCGTATGACATTTACGGCCTTTCCGAAATCGTGGGCCCGGGCGTGGGCTGCGAATGCGAGTGCCGCGACGGCATCCACATCTTCGAAGACCACTTCTACCCCGAAATCGTCGACCCCGAAACGCTTGAACCGCTGCCGGACGGCGAAGAGGGCGAACTCGTGCTTTCTACGCTCAGCAAGAAGGCCATGCCCATCATCCGCTACCGTACCCGCGACATCACCGCCATCGAGAAGACCAAGTGCAAGTGCGGCCGTACCATCCGCCGCATCCGCCGCATTGGCCGCCGTAGCGACGACATGATTATCATGCGCGGCGTGAATGTGTTCCCGAGCCAGATCGAGACGGCCCTCCTCCGTGCGGAGAAGGCTCTGCCGCACTACCAGATCGTGCTCGATACCAAGAACAACATGGACACGCTCGAGGTCAAGGTGGAAGTTTCCCGCGACATGGTGAGCGACTCCATGAGCGCCATGGAACAGCTGAACAAGAAGTTCAAGCACTCCATCGAACAGATTCTCGGCATTTCCGTCATCGTCACGCTGTGCGAACCCGATTCGCTGCCGCGTAGCGAAGGCAAGGCCAAGAGAGTTGTCGACAACCGCAAGAAAATGTAA
- a CDS encoding OmpH family outer membrane protein: protein MIRKFLIALMMVFACASFAEDGLRIAHVDSKLIFDGYKGTKKAQEEYDRQVAKWEQQANLLQKELSAIKEKLDKQMLMLSDEKKRELEAEYNKKDMELKSFIDRVYGRKGELITQNEKVSAPIIQLIRKAVNEIALQEGYDMVVDRATGSVLFWKKENDLTNKVLDYLNNR from the coding sequence ATGATTCGTAAGTTTCTAATCGCTTTGATGATGGTGTTCGCATGTGCGAGCTTTGCCGAAGATGGCTTGCGTATCGCGCATGTGGATTCCAAGCTCATCTTTGACGGCTACAAGGGCACCAAGAAGGCGCAGGAAGAATACGACCGCCAGGTGGCCAAGTGGGAGCAGCAGGCGAACCTGTTGCAGAAGGAACTTTCTGCAATCAAGGAAAAACTCGATAAGCAGATGCTGATGCTCAGCGACGAGAAAAAGCGCGAACTCGAGGCCGAATACAACAAGAAGGATATGGAACTCAAGTCCTTTATCGATCGCGTGTATGGCCGCAAGGGCGAGCTCATCACGCAGAACGAGAAGGTGAGCGCTCCGATTATCCAGCTTATCCGCAAGGCAGTTAATGAAATTGCCCTGCAGGAAGGCTACGACATGGTCGTGGACCGCGCGACAGGCTCCGTGCTCTTCTGGAAGAAAGAGAACGACCTGACCAACAAGGTTCTTGATTATCTGAACAATCGTTAA
- a CDS encoding alpha/beta hydrolase, with product MHYLIVPGYGNSGPDHWQTYWEKSLPDASRVQQRSWEGPKKAEWVDTLDKAVSSLKSDTIIVSHSLGVATTVIWLQKVAAEKRLPGCVKGVFLVAPADVETIDIVEDFAPMPLEKLPVPSCVVASENDEYVTIERARMFAEAWGSMFFDVGRKGHINALTNLGEWEEGRALLKEFEKIL from the coding sequence ATGCACTACCTTATCGTTCCCGGTTACGGTAATTCTGGCCCCGATCATTGGCAGACTTATTGGGAAAAGAGCCTGCCCGATGCAAGCCGTGTCCAGCAGCGTAGCTGGGAGGGCCCCAAGAAGGCGGAGTGGGTCGATACGCTCGACAAGGCGGTGTCTTCGCTCAAGTCCGATACGATTATTGTCTCGCATAGCCTGGGGGTTGCGACGACGGTCATTTGGCTGCAGAAGGTGGCGGCCGAAAAACGCCTGCCCGGCTGTGTCAAGGGCGTGTTTCTTGTTGCGCCTGCGGATGTCGAAACGATTGACATTGTCGAGGACTTTGCGCCGATGCCTCTGGAGAAGCTGCCGGTGCCTTCGTGTGTTGTCGCAAGCGAGAACGACGAGTACGTGACTATCGAACGTGCGCGTATGTTTGCGGAGGCGTGGGGCTCGATGTTCTTTGACGTGGGTCGCAAGGGGCATATCAATGCGCTTACGAACCTCGGCGAATGGGAAGAAGGCCGAGCCCTCCTGAAGGAATTTGAAAAAATTCTGTAG
- a CDS encoding fibrobacter succinogenes major paralogous domain-containing protein — translation MKKILIILIIAAVAFVAKNELGKKKFSETMTDTRDGKVYGIARIGNQVWMAENLNYEITEKLCHGGTAICNCCLDDKKRNCDKYGRTYAWNEAMKACPTGWHLPAKWEWDKLVETAGGELEAGKALKSTSGWRFRGDGEDTYGFSALPSDGRGQWAVFWTSSEINSDVAQSVAIGHDFNGMGEGESDKNFLFSIRCIKD, via the coding sequence ATGAAAAAAATTCTCATTATCCTTATTATTGCGGCTGTCGCTTTTGTTGCAAAAAACGAACTGGGCAAGAAAAAATTCAGCGAAACCATGACGGACACTCGCGATGGCAAAGTTTACGGAATAGCAAGGATTGGGAACCAGGTATGGATGGCCGAGAACCTGAATTACGAAATAACAGAGAAACTCTGCCATGGGGGAACAGCGATCTGTAACTGTTGCCTGGATGACAAGAAAAGAAACTGTGACAAGTACGGACGCACATATGCCTGGAACGAAGCCATGAAGGCATGCCCAACCGGCTGGCATCTGCCGGCAAAATGGGAATGGGACAAGCTGGTTGAGACGGCTGGGGGCGAGCTGGAGGCAGGCAAGGCACTCAAGTCAACAAGTGGCTGGCGTTTTAGGGGGGATGGCGAGGATACCTACGGTTTCTCCGCTCTCCCATCAGACGGACGCGGCCAATGGGCGGTGTTCTGGACTTCTTCCGAAATCAACAGCGATGTTGCCCAAAGCGTGGCCATAGGCCATGACTTCAATGGAATGGGAGAAGGAGAAAGCGACAAGAACTTTCTCTTTTCCATCCGTTGCATCAAGGACTAG